A window from Limisphaera ngatamarikiensis encodes these proteins:
- a CDS encoding ThuA domain-containing protein, translated as MNRLLWTLSVACLTCTGQARDRVLIVADEFPAMEYLAEQCRTREHLDTTIVPQNQLPTDLASHRAVIVYIHRNLDTNAEQAFIRYTRAGGRLIVLHHSISSAKRKNPDWFRFLGVELPQGDVSTGGYKWIEPATVEIVNLAPDHFITSHKVAWPHNIPYRRETGGEEQPLPGMILEQTEVYLNHTLIGPRTPLLGLKYRDPVTGRIWMQDRAGWIRPADSGWIVYFQPGHSIRDFQQPAFTRLILNAILYQP; from the coding sequence ATGAACAGGCTGCTGTGGACCCTTTCAGTTGCATGCCTCACCTGCACGGGCCAGGCCCGCGACCGCGTCCTGATCGTCGCCGACGAGTTCCCTGCCATGGAGTACCTGGCCGAACAGTGCAGGACCCGGGAACACCTCGACACCACCATCGTGCCCCAAAATCAGTTGCCGACCGACCTGGCCTCCCACCGGGCGGTCATCGTGTACATCCACCGCAACCTCGATACCAACGCCGAACAGGCGTTCATCCGTTACACCCGCGCCGGTGGCCGGCTCATCGTGCTCCATCACTCCATCAGCTCGGCCAAACGCAAAAACCCCGATTGGTTCCGTTTCCTGGGAGTTGAACTTCCCCAGGGCGACGTCAGCACGGGCGGCTACAAATGGATCGAACCCGCCACCGTGGAAATCGTCAACCTCGCTCCGGATCACTTCATCACCAGCCACAAGGTCGCATGGCCCCACAACATTCCCTACCGACGCGAAACCGGCGGCGAAGAACAACCCCTGCCGGGCATGATCCTCGAGCAAACCGAGGTGTACCTGAACCACACCTTGATCGGCCCCCGAACACCCCTGCTCGGCCTCAAGTACCGCGATCCGGTCACCGGCCGGATCTGGATGCAGGACCGCGCAGGATGGATCCGGCCGGCAGACTCCGGCTGGATCGTCTACTTCCAACCCGGCCACAGCATCCGCGACTTCCAACAACCCGCCTTCACCCGCCTGATCCTCAACGCGATCCTCTACCAGCCGTGA
- a CDS encoding ATP-dependent helicase: MVNLSQLNPQQREAVETVDGPVLVLAGAGTGKTRVITYRIAHLIARGVPGDRILAVTFTNKAAREMLERVETLLGRRGGGPAAGSRPLICTFHSFGVRLLRRYIERLGYKRNFVIYSESDQLALVRRILGRFAGGVPRVDPWVVLGWLSRWRNGDVALWQRLDEESRLLAERVRSAYEQGLRACNAVDFDDLLLLPLRLFREHPDVLAECQERYRYVLVDEYQDTNAVQLELLRCLVARHRNLCVVGDDDQSIYGWRGADLTNVLNLEAHFPELRVIRLEQNYRSTNTILRAANALIRQNARRRPKQLWSRRGEGAKIVLRVYADEAEEAAGVVEAIERKRLLQRVPWSAQAVLFRTNGQARPLEMALRRAGVRYRVVGGQSFFDRREIRDVVAWLKTLVNPEDDVSLLRIANVPPRGLGEETMERVLALSVERHVPVYHALREAMTSDRFTARARQAMVGLVETIEEARRAWSLVGPGTGSAFGAEAWIGFFERLGYFEMLRRSEKDAEAGENRVQNVREFLTDLMQRGNGTAEVEGSALDRLQTALETVTLDAERFEEEEQPAGDAVTLITMHSCKGLEFPHVYIVGLEEGLLPHARSTLEGTIEEERRLFYVAITRAMETLELSHCEGRRKYGDRTPCQPSRFLQELPEEVLVRVNSGPAAAPPVDSARDWFARMREAVG, translated from the coding sequence ATGGTGAACCTGAGCCAGTTGAATCCGCAGCAGCGGGAGGCGGTGGAGACGGTGGACGGACCGGTCCTGGTCCTGGCGGGGGCCGGCACGGGCAAGACGCGGGTGATCACGTATCGGATTGCCCATTTGATCGCGCGCGGCGTGCCGGGCGACCGGATTTTGGCGGTGACGTTCACCAACAAGGCGGCGCGGGAGATGCTGGAGCGGGTGGAAACGTTGCTGGGCCGGCGCGGCGGGGGACCGGCTGCGGGGTCACGGCCGTTGATTTGCACGTTTCACAGTTTTGGTGTGCGACTGTTGCGGCGGTACATCGAGCGGCTGGGGTACAAGCGGAATTTTGTGATTTACTCCGAGTCGGATCAGTTGGCGCTGGTGCGGCGGATTTTGGGTCGCTTTGCCGGCGGAGTGCCCCGGGTGGATCCGTGGGTGGTGTTGGGGTGGCTGAGCCGTTGGCGCAACGGTGATGTGGCGCTGTGGCAGCGGCTGGATGAGGAGAGCCGGTTGCTGGCGGAGCGGGTGCGGTCCGCGTACGAGCAGGGGCTGCGGGCCTGCAACGCGGTGGATTTTGATGACCTGTTGTTGTTGCCGCTGCGGTTGTTTCGGGAGCATCCGGACGTGCTGGCGGAGTGTCAGGAGCGGTATCGGTATGTGCTGGTGGACGAGTATCAGGACACGAACGCGGTTCAGTTGGAGCTGTTACGGTGTTTGGTGGCGCGGCATCGGAACCTGTGCGTGGTGGGGGATGACGATCAGAGCATCTACGGGTGGCGCGGGGCGGATTTGACGAACGTGTTGAATCTGGAGGCGCATTTTCCGGAGCTGCGGGTGATCCGGTTGGAACAGAACTATCGCAGCACGAACACGATCCTGCGTGCGGCCAACGCCCTGATCCGGCAGAACGCGCGACGGCGGCCAAAGCAGTTGTGGTCCCGCAGGGGTGAGGGTGCGAAGATCGTGCTGCGGGTGTACGCGGATGAGGCGGAGGAGGCGGCCGGGGTGGTGGAGGCGATCGAGCGGAAGCGGCTGTTGCAGCGGGTGCCGTGGTCGGCCCAGGCGGTTTTGTTTCGGACGAACGGTCAGGCGCGGCCCCTGGAGATGGCGTTGCGGCGGGCGGGGGTGCGGTACCGGGTGGTTGGGGGGCAGAGTTTCTTCGATCGCCGGGAGATTCGTGACGTGGTGGCGTGGTTGAAGACGCTGGTCAATCCGGAGGATGACGTGAGTCTGCTGCGGATTGCGAATGTGCCGCCGCGCGGGTTGGGGGAGGAGACGATGGAGCGTGTGCTGGCTTTGAGCGTGGAGCGGCATGTGCCCGTGTATCATGCTCTGCGCGAGGCCATGACGAGCGACCGGTTTACCGCCCGGGCACGGCAGGCGATGGTGGGCCTTGTGGAGACCATAGAGGAGGCGCGGCGGGCGTGGAGTTTGGTCGGGCCGGGTACGGGTTCGGCCTTTGGGGCGGAGGCCTGGATTGGTTTTTTTGAGCGTCTGGGGTACTTCGAGATGTTGCGGCGTTCGGAGAAGGATGCGGAAGCCGGGGAAAATCGTGTGCAGAATGTGCGGGAGTTTCTCACCGATCTGATGCAGCGCGGCAACGGGACGGCGGAGGTGGAGGGATCGGCTCTGGACCGGCTGCAGACGGCGTTGGAGACGGTGACGCTGGATGCGGAGCGGTTTGAGGAGGAGGAGCAACCGGCGGGCGATGCGGTCACCTTGATCACCATGCACAGCTGCAAGGGGCTGGAGTTTCCGCACGTGTACATTGTGGGGCTGGAGGAGGGACTGTTGCCGCATGCGCGTTCGACCCTGGAGGGGACGATTGAGGAGGAACGGCGGCTGTTTTACGTGGCGATCACGCGGGCGATGGAGACGTTGGAGCTGAGCCATTGTGAGGGCCGGCGCAAGTACGGGGACCGAACGCCCTGTCAGCCCTCGCGCTTTTTGCAGGAACTGCCGGAGGAGGTGTTGGTGCGGGTGAATTCGGGCCCGGCGGCCGCCCCCCCGGTGGATTCGGCCCGGGATTGGTTTGCGCGGATGCGCGAGGCGGTGGGTTGA
- the mog gene encoding molybdopterin adenylyltransferase: MKPEPANQPTAWHLLQTRPLRVGRLTVSDRASAGLYEDRSGPEIERIVRQSLQLTCEFLTAVVPDDVDRIRTRIQTWADQDGCDLILTTGGTGITPRDVTPEATRPLLEKELPGFGEAMRLHSLPRVPTAILSRATAGIRGRCLIINLPGKPSAIAECLDILRMAILEALAHLRGLDPHDTRPAT, from the coding sequence ATGAAACCCGAACCCGCCAACCAACCAACCGCCTGGCACCTCCTGCAGACACGGCCCCTGCGCGTCGGCCGCCTGACCGTCAGCGACCGCGCCAGCGCCGGCCTCTACGAAGACCGCAGCGGCCCGGAAATCGAACGGATCGTGCGCCAGTCCCTCCAATTGACCTGCGAATTCCTCACCGCAGTGGTCCCCGACGACGTGGACCGTATCCGCACCCGCATCCAAACCTGGGCCGACCAGGACGGATGCGACCTCATCCTCACCACCGGCGGCACCGGCATCACCCCCCGCGATGTTACACCGGAAGCCACCCGTCCCCTCCTCGAAAAGGAACTGCCCGGATTCGGTGAAGCCATGCGCCTCCACAGTCTCCCACGCGTGCCCACCGCCATCCTCTCCCGCGCCACGGCCGGCATCCGCGGCCGCTGCCTCATCATCAACCTGCCCGGCAAACCCTCCGCCATCGCCGAGTGCCTGGACATCCTCCGCATGGCCATCCTCGAGGCCCTGGCCCACCTCCGCGGACTCGACCCGCATGACACCCGGCCTGCAACCTGA
- the moaC gene encoding cyclic pyranopterin monophosphate synthase MoaC yields the protein MKKDPAPQTKPARPGPTQLSHVDETGRARMVNVSDKPHQRRRAVATGVLLCQPATLRALRKNALPKGDVLTVAQIAGIHAAKRTADLIPLCHPLALTHVAVEFRVRRDRIEITCTAETTGPTGVEMEALTGVSVAALTLYDMCKAVDRTMRIDQIRLLEKTKA from the coding sequence ATGAAAAAGGATCCCGCACCGCAAACCAAACCCGCCCGACCCGGCCCGACGCAACTGTCCCACGTGGACGAAACCGGCCGGGCCCGCATGGTCAACGTCTCGGACAAACCCCACCAACGGCGGCGGGCCGTCGCCACCGGCGTGCTCCTCTGTCAGCCTGCCACCCTCCGCGCCCTCCGCAAAAACGCCCTGCCCAAGGGCGACGTCCTCACCGTGGCCCAAATCGCCGGCATCCATGCCGCCAAACGCACCGCCGACCTCATCCCGCTCTGTCACCCGTTGGCCCTCACGCACGTGGCCGTCGAGTTCCGGGTCCGCCGCGACCGCATCGAGATCACCTGCACTGCAGAAACCACCGGGCCCACCGGCGTGGAAATGGAAGCCCTCACCGGCGTCAGCGTCGCCGCGCTCACCCTCTACGACATGTGCAAGGCCGTGGACCGCACCATGCGCATCGACCAAATCCGCCTCCTCGAGAAAACCAAGGCATGA
- a CDS encoding molybdopterin molybdotransferase MoeA has translation MQESAQPPHTDWDADAVCRQIAALCPPLEPEAVPLHQALGRRLRQSITAPEDLPPFDRSAMDGFAIRRDDPASRWVVVDRLRAGDWRPRTLQPGQAVAIATGAALPCAGLQVIPREFVHDLGNIIEIRERPPLDYIRRRGEDARAGDELVPHGVILQPGTLALLASLGHTRPQVTRRPTVWHLTTGSELVDPAETPGPGQIRDSNSILVQTFCANRGLQIRQWRLPEEEPVVARILEPARRGDVLVDLLLISGGASVGPHDFTRNLLEQCGYEVVIARVRARPGRPLIVARRGRSLAIGLPGNPLAHWVCLHIYVDCALRAWEGAPSPTPPWKTGLLTRTLDAAPDRFETFWPARWCLNPEGRALLEPLPWRSSGDLTALATANAILRLPPQTGPLTPSAPVSFLPLNLQP, from the coding sequence ATGCAGGAATCGGCACAACCGCCACACACCGACTGGGACGCCGACGCCGTCTGCCGGCAGATCGCTGCCCTTTGCCCGCCGCTGGAGCCGGAGGCTGTCCCCCTCCACCAGGCATTGGGTCGCCGCCTCCGTCAAAGCATTACCGCACCCGAAGACCTGCCCCCGTTCGACCGGTCCGCCATGGACGGTTTCGCCATCCGCCGGGATGACCCCGCGTCGCGGTGGGTCGTGGTGGACCGACTCCGCGCCGGTGACTGGCGACCACGAACCCTCCAACCCGGCCAGGCCGTCGCCATCGCCACCGGCGCAGCCCTCCCCTGCGCCGGATTGCAGGTCATACCCCGCGAATTCGTCCACGACCTCGGCAACATCATCGAAATCCGGGAACGTCCCCCCCTGGATTACATCCGCCGGCGCGGCGAAGACGCCCGCGCAGGCGACGAGTTGGTCCCGCACGGCGTCATCCTGCAGCCGGGCACTCTGGCCCTCCTGGCCAGCCTGGGCCACACACGCCCACAAGTCACCCGTCGCCCCACCGTCTGGCACCTGACCACGGGCAGCGAACTGGTGGACCCCGCCGAAACGCCCGGCCCCGGCCAAATCCGCGATTCCAACTCCATCCTCGTCCAAACCTTCTGCGCCAACCGTGGCCTCCAAATCCGCCAGTGGCGCCTGCCCGAGGAGGAACCTGTCGTGGCCCGGATCCTCGAACCCGCCCGCCGCGGCGATGTCCTCGTGGACCTCCTCCTCATCTCCGGCGGAGCCAGCGTCGGTCCCCACGATTTCACCCGGAACCTGCTCGAACAATGCGGCTACGAAGTCGTGATCGCGCGCGTGCGTGCCCGACCCGGTCGGCCGTTGATCGTGGCACGGCGCGGACGATCCCTGGCCATCGGCCTTCCCGGCAACCCCCTGGCCCATTGGGTCTGCCTGCACATCTACGTCGATTGCGCCCTGCGGGCCTGGGAGGGCGCACCGTCCCCAACCCCACCCTGGAAGACGGGCCTGCTCACACGTACCTTGGATGCGGCCCCCGACCGCTTCGAAACCTTCTGGCCCGCACGCTGGTGCCTCAACCCCGAAGGTCGGGCCCTGCTGGAACCGCTCCCATGGCGGAGTTCGGGCGACCTCACCGCCCTGGCCACCGCCAACGCCATCCTCCGCCTGCCACCTCAAACAGGCCCCCTCACCCCCTCAGCCCCGGTTTCATTCCTCCCCTTAAACCTGCAACCATGA
- a CDS encoding DUF1844 domain-containing protein has protein sequence MNRDTEPVRQPADEFSAGEQSVLFARLVLQLADLARVTMGRVPNPATGQTTRDLDAARMFIDQLAVLELKTRGNLTPEETRLLRDTLMNLRLAFVDAVEEADRNATPQTNPPDQQTDKPQTPTDSSTTTADNQTAETTSNAEPADSGSRRRFFKKYDV, from the coding sequence ATGAACCGCGACACCGAACCCGTCCGACAGCCCGCCGACGAATTCTCCGCCGGCGAACAATCCGTGTTGTTCGCCCGCCTCGTGCTCCAACTGGCCGACCTGGCCCGGGTCACAATGGGCCGCGTCCCCAACCCCGCCACCGGCCAGACCACACGCGACCTTGACGCCGCCCGCATGTTCATCGATCAACTGGCCGTGCTCGAACTCAAAACCCGCGGCAACCTGACCCCCGAGGAAACCCGCCTCCTTCGCGACACCTTGATGAACCTCCGCCTGGCTTTCGTCGACGCCGTCGAAGAAGCCGACCGGAACGCCACCCCCCAAACCAACCCCCCAGATCAGCAGACCGACAAGCCCCAAACACCCACGGACTCGTCAACCACCACGGCCGACAACCAAACCGCCGAGACCACCTCAAACGCCGAGCCCGCCGATTCCGGATCGCGCCGCCGCTTCTTCAAAAAGTACGACGTCTGA
- a CDS encoding LON peptidase substrate-binding domain-containing protein yields the protein MIVPCEVPVMTLPAATLFPQSLLPLYVFEPRHRRMLIDVLESHRMLVVAMQKPSCQRETPHEVAGLGLVRMAVQHSDGTAHVVLQGLIRVSLTPALRYKPYRVHRITPLCTIPAPPNHCQPLLQELRDLVQRRIELGLPFPPPPTLMDAENVVSLVPCPDAMAAILRDTLDLKDPDVVADLISAILVGPATVRQQLLECVRTSDRLALLVAHLKTELARHGDPSPGSP from the coding sequence GTGATCGTACCTTGCGAAGTACCGGTGATGACCCTGCCGGCGGCGACCCTCTTTCCCCAGTCGCTGCTGCCCCTTTACGTCTTCGAGCCCCGCCACCGCCGCATGTTGATCGACGTCCTCGAGTCCCACCGAATGCTGGTCGTGGCCATGCAAAAGCCCAGCTGCCAGCGCGAAACACCCCACGAGGTCGCCGGCCTGGGCCTTGTCCGAATGGCCGTCCAACATTCCGACGGCACCGCCCACGTCGTCCTTCAGGGCCTCATCCGCGTCAGCCTCACCCCGGCCCTCCGATATAAACCTTACCGCGTCCACCGCATCACCCCCCTCTGCACCATCCCCGCCCCTCCGAACCACTGTCAGCCACTCCTCCAGGAACTCCGAGACCTTGTCCAGCGCCGCATCGAACTCGGTCTTCCCTTTCCCCCACCCCCCACACTCATGGACGCCGAAAACGTCGTCTCCCTGGTCCCCTGCCCCGACGCCATGGCCGCCATCCTTCGAGACACCCTGGACTTGAAAGATCCCGACGTTGTGGCAGATCTCATTAGCGCGATCCTCGTCGGGCCCGCCACAGTGCGGCAACAACTGCTGGAGTGCGTCCGCACAAGCGATCGCCTGGCACTGCTGGTCGCACACCTCAAAACCGAGCTGGCCCGACACGGGGATCCGTCTCCGGGCAGCCCATGA
- a CDS encoding radical SAM protein, with translation MSDDTLVVNEIFYSVQGESSWTGLPCVFVRLTGCPLRCSYCDTAYAFREGRRMALGAVMEEVAQRARPFREADLRVPAPDGVAVRLPLVEVTGGEPLAQPAVLPLMRALCDAGYTVLLETSGALDIRPVDPRVRRIVDVKCPSSGEVERNRWDNLEALRPTDELKFVIGTVEDYEWARDQILTRRLDRVCPVLVSWVHPLTPAQQDPALKPVPPGQRRLTPRELVERILADALPVRFQTQLHKWIWPPDQRGV, from the coding sequence ATGTCGGACGACACCTTGGTGGTGAACGAGATTTTTTACAGTGTCCAGGGCGAGAGCAGCTGGACGGGGTTGCCGTGCGTGTTTGTGCGATTGACCGGTTGTCCGCTGCGATGTTCGTATTGCGACACCGCCTATGCGTTTCGGGAGGGTCGCCGGATGGCTCTGGGGGCGGTGATGGAGGAGGTGGCGCAGCGGGCGCGGCCGTTTCGGGAAGCGGATCTGCGTGTGCCGGCGCCAGACGGGGTTGCGGTGCGGCTGCCGTTGGTGGAGGTGACCGGCGGTGAACCGCTGGCGCAGCCGGCGGTGCTGCCGTTGATGCGGGCGTTGTGTGATGCCGGGTACACCGTTTTGCTGGAGACCAGCGGGGCCTTGGACATCCGGCCGGTGGACCCGCGCGTGCGGCGGATTGTGGACGTCAAGTGTCCCAGCAGCGGGGAAGTGGAACGAAACCGGTGGGACAACCTTGAGGCGCTGCGTCCGACGGATGAACTGAAGTTTGTGATCGGGACCGTGGAGGATTATGAGTGGGCGCGCGACCAGATCCTGACGCGGCGTTTGGACCGGGTTTGCCCGGTGCTGGTTTCGTGGGTGCACCCGCTGACGCCGGCGCAACAGGATCCGGCGCTCAAACCGGTGCCGCCCGGGCAGCGTCGGTTGACACCGCGGGAGCTGGTGGAACGGATTTTGGCGGATGCTCTACCGGTGCGGTTTCAGACGCAGTTGCACAAATGGATCTGGCCACCGGACCAGCGCGGGGTGTGA
- a CDS encoding aspartate aminotransferase family protein, whose product MESERGMTMGNRGWLERLREYEAPNVTFVDADGGWPIVWVSARGEWVWDVEGRRYVDLTAGFGVAMAGHRSPALVRAIRAQLRSLLHGMGDVHPHVGKVELLEQLSRITFERWTGQGGGRRLRGRAVLGCTGFEAVEIALKTAQRATGRPWVVAFEGGYHGLGYGALNVTHRELFWRPFESQLRRFGCFAPFPGREEDLGRVERCLSRLQRRRAIGAVLVEPVQGRGGIRVPPASFLPWLRAWCDRHGALLILDEIFTGFGRTGRWFACEHFGVVPDVICLGKALTGGFPLSACVGRSDVMESAWPPSAGEALHTSTFQGHPVGCRMALEQIRELERRDLAGRAAGMGAWLMERLRGLRPAPGLEYEVRGLGLMVGLEVRRSDGGPATAVVLDALKRMLVRGFLLLPEGADANVVAFTPPLTVSRAGLERAVRALGECLDEAARATTRERPDHA is encoded by the coding sequence ATGGAATCGGAGCGCGGGATGACGATGGGCAACCGGGGTTGGTTGGAGCGCCTGCGGGAGTACGAGGCGCCGAATGTGACGTTTGTGGATGCGGACGGTGGTTGGCCGATTGTTTGGGTGTCGGCGCGGGGGGAGTGGGTGTGGGATGTGGAGGGGCGGAGGTATGTGGATTTGACGGCTGGTTTCGGGGTGGCCATGGCCGGGCACCGGAGCCCGGCGTTGGTGCGGGCGATCCGGGCTCAACTGCGGTCGTTGTTGCACGGGATGGGGGACGTGCATCCGCATGTGGGGAAGGTGGAGCTTTTGGAGCAGTTGAGTCGGATCACGTTTGAGCGTTGGACCGGGCAGGGCGGCGGGCGGCGGTTGCGGGGGCGTGCCGTCCTGGGTTGCACGGGGTTTGAGGCGGTGGAGATTGCGCTGAAGACGGCGCAGCGGGCCACGGGGCGACCGTGGGTGGTGGCGTTTGAGGGGGGGTATCACGGTCTGGGGTACGGGGCACTGAACGTGACGCATCGGGAGTTGTTCTGGCGACCTTTTGAATCCCAGCTGCGTCGGTTTGGTTGTTTTGCGCCGTTTCCCGGGCGTGAGGAGGATCTGGGGCGGGTGGAACGGTGCCTGTCCCGGTTGCAGCGGCGGCGTGCGATCGGGGCCGTGCTCGTGGAGCCCGTGCAGGGTCGGGGCGGGATTCGGGTTCCGCCGGCGTCGTTTTTGCCGTGGTTGCGTGCGTGGTGTGATCGGCACGGGGCATTGTTGATCCTGGACGAGATCTTCACGGGGTTTGGTCGGACGGGCCGGTGGTTTGCGTGTGAACATTTCGGGGTGGTGCCGGACGTGATTTGCCTGGGAAAGGCCCTGACGGGCGGGTTTCCGCTGTCGGCTTGTGTGGGGCGCTCGGACGTGATGGAATCGGCCTGGCCGCCTTCTGCAGGGGAGGCCCTTCATACGAGCACGTTTCAGGGGCATCCGGTGGGTTGCCGGATGGCGCTGGAACAGATTCGGGAACTGGAGCGGCGCGACCTGGCGGGTCGTGCGGCGGGGATGGGTGCGTGGTTGATGGAGCGGCTTCGCGGGTTGCGTCCTGCGCCCGGGCTGGAGTATGAGGTGCGCGGCCTGGGTTTGATGGTGGGATTGGAGGTGCGCCGGAGCGACGGCGGCCCTGCGACGGCCGTGGTCCTGGACGCATTGAAGCGGATGTTGGTTCGGGGCTTTTTGTTGCTTCCGGAAGGGGCCGACGCCAACGTAGTGGCCTTCACGCCGCCGCTGACGGTGAGTCGGGCGGGGTTGGAACGTGCCGTCCGTGCGCTGGGAGAATGCCTGGACGAGGCCGCCCGGGCCACGACGCGCGAACGTCCGGATCACGCATGA
- the rsmA gene encoding 16S rRNA (adenine(1518)-N(6)/adenine(1519)-N(6))-dimethyltransferase RsmA, with translation MKPSEMRSLLESEGIRLSRRLGQHFMHDAHQLDRMVAVAELQEGMRVLEIGPGLGPLTERLLRAGARVLALEKDVRLARLLEERLGGDPRLEVRVVDALDFLREEKPDLGEWRVVSNLPYSVASPLLVELAGLERPPVRLVVTVQAEVADRIVADAGEPAYGLLTLLIRQTYEPGQRFRIPATCFYPVPKVESACVLLERRPGVPAELRPVFLKLVRRAFSQRRKQMFKLLRADWPEAKLREAFERVGLSREVRGEAVSMEQYVALARVLET, from the coding sequence ATGAAACCATCCGAGATGCGGAGCCTGCTGGAGTCGGAGGGGATTCGATTGAGCCGCCGGCTGGGCCAGCATTTCATGCATGATGCGCACCAGTTGGATCGGATGGTGGCCGTGGCGGAGTTGCAGGAGGGGATGCGCGTGTTGGAGATCGGGCCCGGGCTGGGGCCCCTGACCGAGCGGCTGTTACGTGCGGGTGCGCGGGTGTTGGCACTTGAAAAGGACGTGCGTCTGGCGCGGTTGTTGGAGGAACGGCTGGGCGGGGATCCGCGGCTGGAGGTGCGGGTGGTGGATGCCCTGGATTTTCTGCGGGAGGAGAAGCCGGATCTGGGGGAGTGGCGGGTGGTATCGAACCTGCCCTATTCCGTGGCGTCGCCGTTGTTGGTGGAGCTGGCCGGGTTGGAACGGCCGCCGGTGCGGTTGGTGGTCACGGTCCAGGCAGAGGTGGCGGATCGGATTGTGGCGGATGCGGGGGAACCTGCGTATGGGTTGTTGACCTTGCTGATCCGGCAGACGTATGAACCGGGGCAGCGGTTTCGCATTCCGGCGACGTGTTTTTATCCGGTGCCGAAGGTGGAGTCGGCGTGTGTGTTGTTGGAGCGTCGCCCCGGTGTGCCGGCGGAGCTGCGACCGGTCTTTCTGAAGCTGGTTCGACGGGCCTTTTCGCAACGGCGCAAGCAGATGTTCAAGCTGCTTCGAGCCGACTGGCCGGAGGCGAAGCTGCGGGAGGCCTTTGAGCGTGTGGGGCTTTCGCGGGAGGTCCGGGGCGAGGCGGTCTCGATGGAGCAGTACGTGGCCCTGGCCCGCGTGTTGGAGACATGA
- a CDS encoding NUDIX hydrolase, giving the protein MNATEWFDVVNERDEVIGRAPREEVHGRGLRHRAVHVLVFNTRGQVFLQKRSQRKDREPGMWDSSASGHVDAGEEYDMAAVRELEEELGVRPAPPPERWFKLPACPETDQEFVWVYRLRHEGPFVWPAEEIEDGAWFDPGAISRWIRQQPGVFARAFRFVWAEVERRGMERTQPAQPSGPGGTNA; this is encoded by the coding sequence ATGAATGCGACCGAGTGGTTTGATGTGGTGAACGAACGGGATGAGGTGATCGGCCGTGCGCCGCGCGAGGAGGTGCATGGTCGGGGGCTGCGTCACCGGGCGGTGCATGTGCTGGTGTTCAACACCAGGGGACAGGTCTTCCTGCAAAAGCGTTCGCAAAGGAAGGATCGGGAGCCCGGCATGTGGGATTCATCCGCTTCCGGTCACGTGGACGCCGGGGAGGAGTATGACATGGCGGCGGTGCGGGAGTTGGAGGAGGAATTGGGGGTGAGACCCGCCCCGCCGCCGGAGCGCTGGTTCAAGCTGCCGGCCTGTCCGGAGACCGACCAGGAATTTGTGTGGGTTTACCGTCTCCGGCACGAGGGTCCGTTTGTCTGGCCAGCCGAGGAGATCGAGGACGGCGCGTGGTTTGATCCCGGTGCGATTTCCCGGTGGATTCGCCAGCAACCCGGGGTGTTTGCGCGGGCCTTTCGGTTTGTGTGGGCGGAGGTGGAACGGCGGGGGATGGAACGAACGCAGCCGGCGCAGCCATCCGGGCCGGGCGGGACGAATGCGTAA